The bacterium genome window below encodes:
- a CDS encoding FoF1 ATP synthase subunit gamma, translated as MPTLRDVRRRILSVKNTQKLTRAMKMVASSKLRRAERFLVQARPYSKKMMEVVASL; from the coding sequence ATGCCGACACTAAGAGACGTTCGACGACGTATTCTCAGCGTCAAGAACACGCAGAAGTTGACGCGGGCGATGAAGATGGTCGCCTCGTCCAAGCTGCGTCGTGCGGAGAGGTTTCTTGTTCAGGCTAGGCCTTACTCGAAGAAGATGATGGAGGTCGTTGCGAGCCTG